From one Bacteroides fragilis NCTC 9343 genomic stretch:
- a CDS encoding MFS transporter: MRIQTGHGTIPLITLIGIWSISALNALPGLAVSPILGKLSAIFPHSTELDIQMLSSLPSLLIIPFILLAGKLTERVNFIRLLQAGLAIFALSGVLYLLSGQMWQLIAVSALLGVGSGLIVPLSTGLISKYFVGSYRVKQFGLSSAITNITLVVATAVTGYLAEVNWHLPFVVYLLPIISLVLSVYLQRSMASEGSTSLTNDKAPADKEEDVDTGNSKYGIHVRHLAGIMGVYGLATFLVLVVSFNLPFLMEEYHFTSGNSGIMISLFFLAIMTPGFFLNRIVGTLKEKTKFYSFLSIGIGLALIWISPKEWVIAPGCILVGLGYGVIQPVVYNQTTHTAISRKVTLALAFVMAMNYLAILLCPFIIDFFQSTVFHIKSQQFAFVFNLCISIVMLVISYTKRNSFLFNDNLK; this comes from the coding sequence ATGCGTATTCAAACTGGCCATGGGACTATTCCCCTTATTACCCTCATCGGCATCTGGTCTATCTCGGCCTTGAATGCCCTACCGGGGCTGGCGGTTTCTCCTATTCTGGGGAAGCTCTCCGCCATCTTTCCACACTCCACCGAACTGGACATACAAATGCTTTCGTCTCTGCCTTCACTATTGATTATCCCATTTATCCTTTTGGCAGGTAAACTGACGGAACGGGTCAATTTCATCCGTCTGCTCCAAGCCGGACTTGCCATCTTTGCTCTAAGCGGAGTGCTCTACCTGCTGTCGGGACAGATGTGGCAACTGATTGCCGTGAGTGCCTTACTGGGAGTAGGCTCCGGACTGATCGTCCCGCTATCCACCGGATTAATCTCCAAATACTTCGTAGGTTCATACCGTGTGAAACAGTTCGGATTAAGTTCGGCCATCACCAACATAACACTGGTAGTAGCTACGGCAGTAACCGGATACCTCGCTGAAGTCAACTGGCATCTCCCATTCGTCGTCTATCTGCTTCCAATCATTTCACTCGTACTCTCGGTATATCTGCAACGCAGCATGGCAAGCGAAGGCAGTACCTCGCTTACCAACGACAAAGCCCCGGCAGACAAAGAAGAAGATGTAGATACCGGTAACAGCAAATACGGCATTCACGTTCGCCATCTTGCAGGCATTATGGGTGTTTACGGACTGGCTACCTTTCTGGTACTGGTAGTCAGTTTCAACCTGCCATTCCTGATGGAAGAATATCATTTCACCAGTGGTAACTCCGGTATTATGATTTCTCTCTTCTTTCTGGCTATCATGACTCCCGGTTTTTTTCTGAACCGGATCGTAGGCACTCTGAAAGAGAAAACAAAGTTCTACAGTTTTTTGAGTATCGGCATCGGACTGGCACTGATCTGGATCTCACCCAAAGAATGGGTGATAGCTCCGGGATGTATCCTGGTCGGGCTGGGGTACGGAGTTATCCAACCTGTTGTCTACAACCAGACAACCCATACGGCTATTTCACGCAAAGTGACACTGGCACTGGCATTCGTAATGGCGATGAACTATCTTGCCATCCTGCTATGTCCCTTCATTATCGACTTCTTCCAGTCGACTGTATTCCACATCAAATCTCAGCAGTTTGCTTTTGTATTCAATCTATGCATCAGCATCGTAATGCTTGTCATTTCCTATACCAAGCGAAATTCTTTCTTGTTTAATGATAATCTGAAATAG
- a CDS encoding glutamate decarboxylase, giving the protein MEDLNFRKGDAKTEAFGSNRMLQPSPVEKIPDGPTTPEIAYQMVKDETFAQTQPRLNLATFVTTYMDDYATKLMNEAININYIDETEYPRIAVMNGKCINIVANLWNSPEKDTWKTGALAIGSSEACMLGGVAAWLRWRKKRQAQGKPFDKPNFVISTGFQVVWEKFAQLWQIEMRQVPLTLDKTTLDPEEALKMCDENTICVVPIQGVTWTGLNDDVEALDKALDAYNAKTGYDIPIHVDAASGGFILPFLYPDTKWDFRLKWVLSISVSGHKFGLVYPGLGWVVWKGKEYLPEEMAFSVNYLGANITQVGLNFSRPAAQILGQYYQFIRLGFQGYKEVQYNSLQIAKYIHSQIAKMTPFVNYSEDVVNPLFIWYMKPEYAKNAKWTLYDLQDKLAQHGWMVPAYTLPAKLQDYVVMRVVVRQGFSRDMADMLLGDIKNAIAELEKLEYPTSTRIAQEKNLPVEAKVFNHTGKPQAAKK; this is encoded by the coding sequence ATGGAAGATTTAAATTTCAGAAAAGGTGATGCTAAAACAGAAGCATTTGGTTCAAACAGAATGTTACAACCCTCTCCGGTAGAGAAAATACCTGATGGTCCTACTACTCCGGAAATCGCCTATCAGATGGTGAAGGACGAAACTTTTGCTCAAACTCAGCCCCGTCTGAATCTTGCTACATTCGTGACTACTTATATGGATGATTATGCAACGAAGCTGATGAACGAAGCTATCAATATCAACTACATTGATGAGACAGAATATCCTCGCATTGCTGTGATGAACGGTAAATGTATCAATATCGTTGCTAATTTGTGGAACTCTCCGGAAAAAGATACCTGGAAAACCGGTGCATTGGCTATCGGTTCTTCAGAAGCTTGTATGTTGGGTGGTGTAGCTGCCTGGTTGCGTTGGCGCAAAAAACGTCAGGCCCAGGGTAAACCATTTGATAAACCTAACTTTGTCATTTCAACCGGTTTCCAGGTTGTTTGGGAAAAATTTGCTCAGTTGTGGCAGATTGAGATGCGTCAGGTGCCTTTGACGCTGGACAAGACCACACTTGACCCGGAAGAAGCCCTGAAGATGTGTGATGAAAATACAATCTGTGTAGTTCCAATCCAAGGGGTTACATGGACCGGTCTGAACGATGATGTTGAAGCCCTTGACAAAGCCCTCGATGCGTATAACGCTAAAACCGGTTATGATATTCCTATTCACGTAGACGCTGCCAGCGGTGGTTTCATCCTGCCGTTCCTGTATCCTGATACCAAATGGGACTTCCGTCTGAAATGGGTTCTTTCCATCAGTGTATCCGGCCATAAGTTCGGTCTCGTATATCCGGGTTTGGGTTGGGTTGTCTGGAAAGGCAAAGAATATCTGCCCGAAGAAATGGCTTTCAGCGTAAACTACTTAGGAGCTAACATTACTCAGGTAGGTTTGAACTTCTCTCGTCCTGCAGCTCAGATTTTGGGACAATATTATCAATTTATTCGTTTAGGATTCCAGGGATACAAGGAAGTACAATACAACTCTTTGCAGATTGCCAAATACATCCACAGCCAGATTGCTAAGATGACTCCGTTCGTCAACTACTCGGAAGATGTAGTAAACCCGTTGTTCATTTGGTACATGAAGCCGGAATATGCAAAGAACGCCAAATGGACTCTTTACGATTTGCAGGATAAGCTGGCTCAGCATGGCTGGATGGTTCCGGCATATACATTGCCTGCCAAGCTGCAAGATTATGTGGTTATGCGTGTCGTTGTCCGTCAGGGATTCAGTCGTGATATGGCCGACATGTTGCTGGGCGACATTAAGAATGCTATTGCCGAACTGGAAAAACTGGAATACCCGACATCCACTCGTATTGCCCAGGAGAAGAATCTGCCGGTAGAAGCCAAAGTATTTAACCATACCGGTAAACCACAAGCTGCCAAGAAATAA
- the glsA gene encoding glutaminase A: protein MDKKISISQIKEVVQQAYEQVKGNTGGKNADYIPYLANIDKNLFGISVCLLNGQTITVGDFDYRFGIESVSKVHTAILILRQYGAQKVLEMIGADATGLPFNSIIAILLENDHPSTPLVNAGAISACSMVTPIGNSDKKWDAIVQNITDLCGSAPQLIEELYKSETATNFNNRSIAWLLKNYNRIYDDPNMSLDLYTRQCSLGVTAQMLSVAAGTVANGGVNPVTKKQVFDAELTPKITSMIATVGFYEHSGDWMYTSGIPAKTGVGGGVMGVLPGVFGVSAFAPPLDGSGNSVKAQLAIKYIMNKLGLNVFNGARVTIVD from the coding sequence ATGGACAAAAAAATATCTATTTCCCAAATAAAAGAGGTTGTGCAGCAGGCCTACGAACAGGTAAAAGGTAATACAGGCGGTAAGAATGCCGATTATATTCCTTATCTGGCCAATATAGACAAAAACCTTTTTGGTATCAGTGTCTGCCTGCTGAACGGTCAGACCATTACCGTGGGTGACTTTGATTATCGTTTCGGTATTGAATCCGTATCTAAAGTGCATACAGCCATTCTGATTCTCCGCCAATACGGGGCACAGAAAGTGCTTGAGATGATCGGTGCGGATGCTACCGGACTTCCTTTTAACTCTATCATTGCCATCTTGTTGGAGAATGACCATCCGTCTACTCCGTTGGTAAATGCCGGAGCCATCTCGGCTTGTTCCATGGTGACTCCGATTGGTAATTCAGATAAGAAATGGGACGCTATCGTACAGAACATTACCGATCTTTGCGGTTCTGCTCCACAGTTGATCGAAGAACTCTATAAGTCGGAGACAGCTACCAATTTCAATAACCGTTCTATTGCCTGGTTACTGAAGAACTATAATCGTATCTATGACGATCCCAATATGTCACTGGACCTTTATACTCGCCAGTGCTCTTTGGGGGTAACTGCACAGATGTTGTCGGTGGCTGCCGGTACGGTTGCCAATGGCGGTGTGAATCCTGTGACTAAAAAGCAGGTGTTCGATGCCGAACTGACTCCTAAAATCACATCTATGATTGCTACCGTAGGCTTCTACGAACATTCGGGCGACTGGATGTATACTTCAGGTATTCCTGCCAAGACCGGTGTAGGTGGTGGTGTGATGGGAGTATTGCCGGGTGTATTCGGTGTATCTGCCTTTGCTCCTCCTTTGGATGGCTCGGGCAACTCGGTGAAAGCACAGTTGGCCATTAAGTACATCATGAACAAATTGGGATTGAATGTATTCAATGGTGCGAGAGTGACCATCGTCGATTAG